The following are encoded in a window of Actinomycetota bacterium genomic DNA:
- a CDS encoding RidA family protein: MTAEEQLRERGVTLPQPPAPAAAYQLWRSGGGLFFTAGQLPLSDGALSMTGKLGSDLDIDAGADLARAAAINVLAIARAAADGDLDRVRIVKLTVYVASAPGFTDQHLVANGASQFVADVLGDDGLHARSAVGVPVLPLDSPVEVEAVFEVRAP; encoded by the coding sequence GTGACCGCCGAGGAACAGCTACGCGAGCGGGGCGTGACCTTGCCTCAGCCGCCCGCGCCGGCAGCCGCGTACCAACTGTGGCGCTCCGGCGGGGGGCTGTTCTTCACCGCCGGTCAGCTACCGCTCAGCGACGGGGCGCTGTCCATGACCGGCAAGCTCGGGTCCGACCTGGACATCGACGCCGGAGCCGACCTGGCCCGCGCCGCCGCGATCAACGTCCTGGCGATCGCCCGGGCTGCCGCTGACGGTGACCTCGACCGTGTCCGCATCGTCAAGCTCACCGTCTACGTCGCCAGCGCCCCCGGCTTCACCGACCAGCATCTGGTCGCCAACGGGGCGAGCCAGTTCGTCGCCGACGTGCTCGGCGACGACGGTCTGCACGCCCGCTCGGCGGTTGGCGTCCCCGTTCTGCCGCTCGACAGCCCGGTGGAGGTCGAGGCCGTGTTCGAGGTCCGCGCCCCGTAA
- a CDS encoding WhiB family transcriptional regulator — protein sequence MQRPRGGPLYPCDADWGRRAACRGGDAALFFGPVTSESKRDRERREAAAKRICVTCPVLIPCRDHALRSGERYGVWGGLGEAERQAMLAELDTEKAG from the coding sequence GTGCAGCGACCACGAGGTGGACCGTTGTATCCGTGTGATGCCGACTGGGGGCGCCGTGCCGCCTGCCGCGGCGGGGACGCCGCGCTGTTCTTCGGGCCGGTGACGTCCGAGTCGAAACGCGACCGTGAACGGCGGGAGGCCGCCGCAAAACGCATCTGCGTCACCTGTCCGGTCCTGATCCCCTGCCGGGATCACGCCTTGCGCAGCGGGGAGCGGTACGGGGTGTGGGGCGGGCTGGGCGAGGCCGAGCGGCAGGCGATGCTCGCGGAGCTGGACACGGAGAAGGCGGGCTGA
- a CDS encoding AAA family ATPase gives MATTTTPPVPRPGVLDGFDQLLSSRVAIVTGKGGVGKTTVAATLALAASGAGRRTLLVEVEARQAFSQVFRTARWDYREREFRPRLFGISVDPEESMYEYLETYYGLKRVQWMMSRTNALDFVTAAAPGLRDLLLVGKLYELEKRRGDDGRPVYDLIVLDAPPAGRIVPFLQAPDAVTEIVRVGPISRQSENITRMLDDPRRTRAFVVTLLEEMPVTETVETVRALSDAGIDTGPVIANQVIPAQLGPDELDALQRLGPAGLARRAAEGGADLGEDVAAQTIELASAHRERLALQQRMREQLHREVDERVIELPQLTGARFEEGDLEVLADDLAVSVGEPGPKAGQHEARPRGSVA, from the coding sequence GTGGCCACCACGACGACCCCTCCGGTTCCCCGTCCGGGGGTCCTCGACGGGTTCGACCAGCTGTTGTCGTCGCGCGTCGCGATCGTCACCGGCAAAGGCGGGGTCGGCAAGACCACCGTGGCGGCCACCCTCGCGCTCGCGGCCTCGGGGGCGGGCCGACGGACCCTGCTGGTCGAGGTCGAGGCCCGGCAGGCGTTCAGCCAGGTGTTCCGCACGGCCCGCTGGGACTACCGGGAACGCGAGTTCCGTCCCCGGCTCTTCGGGATCTCCGTGGACCCCGAGGAGTCGATGTACGAGTACCTCGAGACCTACTACGGCCTGAAACGGGTCCAGTGGATGATGTCGCGGACCAACGCCCTCGACTTCGTCACCGCTGCGGCACCGGGCCTGCGTGACCTGCTGTTGGTCGGGAAGCTGTACGAGCTCGAGAAGCGGCGTGGGGACGACGGGCGCCCCGTCTACGACCTGATCGTGTTGGACGCGCCACCTGCGGGGCGGATCGTGCCCTTCCTCCAGGCTCCGGACGCGGTCACCGAGATCGTCCGGGTCGGACCGATCAGCCGGCAGTCGGAGAACATCACCCGGATGCTCGACGACCCGCGCCGCACGCGCGCGTTCGTGGTCACCCTCCTGGAGGAGATGCCGGTGACCGAGACGGTCGAGACGGTGCGGGCGCTCAGCGACGCCGGGATCGACACCGGTCCGGTCATCGCCAACCAGGTCATCCCCGCGCAGTTGGGGCCCGACGAGCTCGACGCGCTGCAGCGGCTCGGCCCCGCCGGTCTGGCCCGCCGCGCCGCCGAGGGCGGCGCCGACCTCGGCGAGGACGTCGCGGCGCAGACCATCGAGCTCGCGAGCGCCCACCGTGAGCGGCTGGCGCTGCAGCAGCGGATGCGTGAGCAACTGCACCGCGAGGTCGACGAACGGGTGATCGAGCTGCCGCAGCTGACCGGGGCGAGGTTCGAGGAAGGCGACCTGGAGGTCCTCGCCGACGACCTCGCCGTCTCGGTCGGCGAACCCGGTCCCAAGGCCGGGCAGCACGAGGCCCGTCCCCGCGGGAGCGTTGCGTGA
- a CDS encoding AAA family ATPase translates to MSERTRADGRQHDLADEVTGAHILVCTGAGGVGKTTTAAALGLAGARAGRRTLVLTIDPARRLAQSMGIEELGNTPQRVPLDGGAGGGQLWAMMLDMQRTFDDVLDRHAPTPERADAIRRNRIYQTLSSTLAGTQEYMAMEKLHALDEEGDWDLLVVDTPPTRNALDFLDAPRRMTDFLEGRLLKLFIRPGMAAGRGMGRLVGFGTQKFMQIAGRVTGMELLEDLADFFRNFQGMYEGFKQRAQEVRALLEEPGSRFVVVATPQPPPLREAHFFLDRLQQEGLHTAAVVINRIHPHCGGWPHQEDACPDAVVLEAVAQAQPNDTEGRAVAGALRLLADTNNLATRERRDVSAALYGVAPPPLVEVPLLRSDVHDLETLGEIADALTDSA, encoded by the coding sequence GTGAGCGAGCGCACCCGCGCCGACGGCCGCCAACACGACCTCGCCGACGAGGTCACCGGCGCCCACATCCTGGTGTGCACCGGAGCGGGAGGGGTCGGCAAGACCACGACGGCCGCGGCGCTGGGACTGGCCGGGGCGCGTGCCGGTCGACGCACGCTCGTGTTGACCATCGACCCGGCACGGCGGCTGGCGCAGTCGATGGGGATCGAAGAGCTGGGCAACACCCCCCAGCGCGTCCCGCTGGACGGCGGGGCGGGAGGCGGACAGCTGTGGGCGATGATGCTCGACATGCAGCGGACGTTCGACGATGTCCTCGACCGGCACGCGCCGACGCCCGAACGCGCCGACGCGATCCGGCGCAACCGCATCTACCAGACGCTGTCGTCGACCCTGGCAGGGACCCAGGAGTACATGGCGATGGAGAAGCTGCACGCCCTCGACGAGGAGGGCGACTGGGATCTGCTCGTCGTCGACACGCCCCCCACCCGCAACGCCCTGGACTTCCTCGATGCCCCACGGCGCATGACCGACTTCCTGGAGGGGCGACTGCTCAAGCTGTTCATCCGCCCCGGGATGGCGGCGGGGCGGGGCATGGGCCGGCTGGTCGGGTTCGGGACGCAGAAGTTCATGCAGATCGCCGGGCGCGTCACGGGGATGGAACTGCTCGAGGACCTCGCCGACTTCTTCCGCAACTTCCAGGGGATGTACGAGGGGTTCAAGCAGCGCGCGCAGGAGGTCCGGGCGCTGCTGGAGGAGCCCGGTTCCCGGTTCGTGGTGGTCGCCACGCCGCAGCCCCCGCCACTGCGGGAAGCCCACTTCTTTCTCGATCGGCTGCAGCAGGAGGGGCTACACACCGCCGCGGTCGTGATCAACCGCATCCACCCGCACTGCGGCGGGTGGCCGCACCAGGAGGACGCCTGTCCTGACGCCGTCGTCCTGGAGGCGGTCGCGCAGGCCCAGCCCAACGACACGGAGGGCCGGGCGGTGGCCGGCGCGTTGCGGCTGCTGGCCGACACCAACAACCTGGCGACCCGCGAGCGCCGGGACGTGTCCGCGGCCCTGTACGGCGTCGCACCGCCCCCGCTCGTCGAGGTGCCGCTGCTGCGTTCCGACGTGCACGACCTGGAGACCCTGGGCGAGATCGCGGACGCCCTCACCGACAGCGCGTAG
- a CDS encoding WhiB family transcriptional regulator, translated as MVRARCRDIDPEVFFFRGAKQSRRALRVCERCCVRQECLSYAIAHQIEFGVWGGLTERQRRRLLRLYPTSSEAVAAAAS; from the coding sequence ATGGTCCGAGCCCGCTGCCGGGACATCGATCCTGAGGTGTTCTTCTTCCGTGGCGCCAAGCAGAGCCGTCGGGCGCTGCGGGTCTGCGAGCGGTGTTGCGTGCGCCAAGAGTGCCTGTCGTACGCGATCGCTCACCAGATCGAGTTCGGCGTGTGGGGCGGGCTGACCGAGAGGCAGCGCCGACGGCTGCTCCGGCTGTACCCCACGTCATCCGAGGCGGTCGCCGCAGCCGCGTCCTGA
- a CDS encoding transglycosylase domain-containing protein, which translates to MATTDALTTEAEIAARVALIAAVVVAGAMLIGAFFLPTAIVVDRAVGQVGKTVLDVPPLPDDFDQPPTNSVMLAADGTELAELHDEQNRVPVKLAEVPQVAQNAVLATEDADFWSHNGVNHKAIVRAALANLESGTIEQGASTVTQQLIRNIPNIGIGREQTFARKITEAVWAVDLEQRMSKEEILERYLNTVYFGSGVYGIGTAADHYFSKHVSQLTVSEAALLAGLIRAPERNNPTTNPDGALARRNIVIGQMLAHGFITDAEAKLATTDPLGLNVSPDTAPTRPFWVEWVKRVLYDPSNDLQPELQAALGADKDERRRRVFEGGLVIHTTLDRARQDMGEATIARYLDDPVTDPLASIVTVQPPTGAVAVMAVGPKRFGECREGQRICEFTQVIPAVPGSGGSSRQPGSSFKPVVHVAALREGFTPGYSTEVSSGQVIRGCQKRAGVPYDVRNYADSGSGYMNMYEATKRSNNVYHAKLTRDVGVENVVETAKLLGIKNSPNLDSFTEVMCSIGLGAVNVYPLEMASAYATLANRGQHCPPFIVARVEDRAGNLIYQHSPNCQPVIDRGIADRVTDLLQSPPSPGGTAPFIRDLLGRPVAGKTGTNQDWRDAWFMGYVPQYATATWVGYEFPECLPGMATQCGSLFNVEAAGTTYRRVTGGSIPARMWGDYMKAVLADVPAVDFRAPPPIPTATVPNVVGMNRDSAVAALDTKGFKPRATVVTHWQPAGQVVSQNPSGGSDAWVGSIVQVEVSDGTGQPPLPTVPDVVGMGRFEATARLENAGFTVRVLEQDVADAAQDGVVVEQSPPAGTELEPGSQVVIGVGRHRVPRADDGVPGPRTPPGQAARNGGGQGGGDGHPGPPDTADREDD; encoded by the coding sequence GTGGCCACCACCGACGCGCTGACGACCGAAGCCGAGATCGCTGCACGCGTGGCGTTGATCGCCGCGGTCGTCGTCGCCGGTGCGATGCTGATCGGCGCGTTCTTCCTGCCCACCGCGATCGTCGTCGACCGCGCCGTCGGCCAGGTCGGCAAGACCGTCCTGGACGTGCCTCCCCTCCCGGACGACTTCGATCAACCTCCGACGAACTCGGTGATGCTGGCGGCCGACGGCACGGAGCTCGCCGAGCTCCACGACGAGCAGAACCGGGTCCCCGTCAAGCTGGCCGAGGTTCCCCAGGTCGCGCAGAACGCGGTGCTGGCCACCGAGGACGCCGACTTCTGGAGTCACAACGGCGTCAACCACAAGGCGATCGTCCGCGCTGCGCTGGCCAACCTGGAGTCGGGCACGATCGAGCAGGGCGCCTCGACCGTCACCCAGCAGCTGATCCGCAACATCCCCAACATCGGGATCGGGCGGGAGCAGACCTTCGCCCGGAAGATCACCGAAGCGGTGTGGGCGGTCGATCTCGAGCAGCGCATGTCCAAGGAGGAGATCCTCGAGCGCTACCTCAACACCGTCTACTTCGGGTCGGGTGTGTACGGGATCGGGACCGCAGCCGACCACTACTTCTCCAAGCACGTGAGCCAGCTGACCGTCTCGGAAGCGGCGCTGCTGGCCGGCCTGATCCGTGCCCCGGAGCGCAACAACCCGACCACGAACCCCGACGGGGCGTTGGCCCGCCGCAACATCGTGATCGGCCAGATGCTGGCACACGGCTTCATCACCGACGCCGAGGCCAAGCTGGCCACGACCGATCCGCTGGGACTCAACGTCTCCCCCGACACGGCACCGACCCGCCCGTTCTGGGTGGAGTGGGTCAAACGCGTCCTGTACGACCCGTCCAACGATCTTCAACCGGAGTTGCAGGCAGCGCTGGGAGCCGACAAGGACGAGCGGCGGCGGCGGGTGTTCGAGGGCGGTCTGGTGATCCACACCACGCTCGACCGCGCCCGCCAGGACATGGGCGAGGCGACGATCGCCCGCTACCTCGACGACCCCGTGACCGACCCTCTGGCGTCGATCGTCACGGTGCAACCTCCGACCGGCGCGGTCGCGGTGATGGCGGTGGGCCCCAAGCGGTTCGGCGAGTGCCGCGAAGGCCAGCGCATCTGCGAGTTCACCCAGGTGATCCCGGCCGTGCCCGGGTCGGGTGGCTCCAGCCGCCAGCCCGGGTCGTCGTTCAAGCCGGTGGTCCACGTCGCCGCTCTGCGCGAGGGCTTCACGCCCGGCTACTCGACCGAGGTCAGCTCCGGGCAGGTCATCCGCGGCTGCCAGAAGCGGGCCGGCGTGCCCTACGACGTGCGCAACTACGCCGACAGCGGCTCGGGCTACATGAACATGTACGAGGCGACCAAGCGGTCGAACAACGTCTACCACGCCAAGCTCACGCGCGACGTCGGTGTCGAGAACGTGGTCGAGACCGCCAAGCTGCTCGGCATCAAGAACTCGCCCAACCTCGACAGCTTCACCGAGGTGATGTGCTCCATCGGACTGGGCGCGGTGAACGTGTACCCGCTGGAGATGGCGTCGGCGTACGCGACACTGGCCAACCGCGGCCAGCACTGCCCCCCCTTCATCGTCGCCAGGGTCGAGGACCGCGCTGGGAACCTGATCTACCAGCACAGCCCCAACTGCCAGCCCGTGATCGACCGTGGGATCGCCGACCGGGTCACCGACCTCCTCCAGAGCCCGCCCAGCCCCGGGGGCACCGCCCCGTTCATCCGGGATCTCCTGGGCCGGCCGGTGGCGGGCAAGACCGGGACCAACCAGGACTGGCGCGACGCGTGGTTCATGGGGTACGTGCCCCAGTACGCCACCGCGACGTGGGTCGGGTACGAGTTCCCGGAGTGCCTGCCGGGGATGGCGACCCAGTGTGGCTCGCTGTTCAACGTCGAGGCGGCAGGCACGACCTACCGGCGGGTGACCGGCGGGTCCATCCCCGCCCGGATGTGGGGCGACTACATGAAGGCCGTCCTCGCCGACGTCCCGGCCGTCGACTTCCGCGCCCCCCCGCCCATCCCCACGGCCACGGTGCCCAACGTGGTGGGGATGAACCGCGACAGCGCCGTCGCCGCGCTCGACACGAAAGGCTTCAAGCCCAGGGCCACGGTCGTCACGCACTGGCAGCCTGCGGGGCAGGTGGTCTCTCAGAACCCGTCGGGGGGGAGCGACGCCTGGGTCGGCAGCATCGTGCAGGTGGAGGTCTCGGACGGGACCGGGCAACCACCGCTGCCCACGGTCCCCGATGTCGTGGGGATGGGGCGGTTCGAGGCCACCGCGAGGCTCGAGAACGCCGGGTTCACGGTGCGGGTGCTCGAGCAGGACGTCGCCGACGCCGCCCAGGACGGTGTCGTCGTCGAGCAGAGCCCGCCAGCCGGCACCGAGCTCGAGCCAGGGAGCCAGGTGGTGATCGGCGTGGGTCGCCACCGGGTGCCGCGAGCGGACGACGGAGTCCCGGGTCCGCGTACACCACCGGGCCAGGCTGCCAGGAACGGCGGCGGCCAGGGTGGCGGTGACGGCCATCCCGGGCCGCCCGACACCGCCGACCGCGAGGACGACTGA
- a CDS encoding metallophosphoesterase — MRGGLSTAAATVASIGAACAAYATLVERRWYRVRRDELDGALTSNAERPLRLLLVADLHLSPPDLPLQMFLAELDASDIDLVVAAGDLVGAPGAEHATVAALAPLTEGGLPGVAVLGANDLYAPVPKNPLSYLTHPDRREFGPRLNTDALRDGLHTTGWTTLVDERATIPTAAGPVEVAGLLDPHLPSSRLPPRTTIAARDPEAVARLGIVHAPYTSALDLLTSAGYAVILAGHTHGGQVRVPGIGAVVTNCDLPTHQARGTSRWPGPEGRNAWLHVTAGVGQSRYAPFRFGCRPEVSVLELHR, encoded by the coding sequence GTGCGGGGAGGGTTGAGCACGGCCGCTGCGACGGTCGCGTCGATCGGTGCGGCCTGCGCCGCGTACGCCACGCTGGTCGAGCGGCGTTGGTACCGGGTCCGACGCGACGAGCTCGACGGGGCGCTCACGTCGAACGCCGAGCGGCCGCTGCGGCTGCTGCTGGTCGCCGACCTGCACCTGTCGCCCCCCGACCTCCCGCTGCAGATGTTCCTCGCCGAGCTCGACGCGTCCGACATCGACCTGGTCGTGGCCGCCGGCGACCTGGTCGGCGCGCCCGGCGCCGAACACGCGACCGTGGCGGCGCTGGCGCCGCTGACGGAAGGCGGCCTGCCGGGTGTTGCAGTGCTCGGCGCCAACGACCTGTACGCCCCGGTGCCCAAGAACCCCCTGTCGTACCTGACCCACCCCGACCGCCGCGAGTTCGGTCCGCGGTTGAACACCGACGCGCTCCGCGACGGCTTGCACACCACCGGGTGGACGACGCTGGTCGACGAGCGCGCGACAATCCCGACCGCCGCCGGTCCGGTCGAGGTCGCCGGGCTGCTCGACCCCCACCTGCCGTCGTCACGTCTGCCGCCCCGGACCACGATCGCGGCCCGCGACCCCGAGGCGGTCGCCAGGCTCGGGATCGTCCACGCCCCGTACACCAGCGCGCTGGATCTGCTCACCAGCGCCGGGTACGCGGTGATCCTGGCCGGTCACACCCACGGTGGCCAGGTCCGCGTCCCGGGCATCGGGGCGGTGGTAACCAACTGCGACCTGCCGACCCACCAGGCCCGGGGCACGTCACGTTGGCCGGGTCCCGAGGGTCGAAACGCGTGGTTGCACGTCACCGCGGGGGTCGGCCAGTCGCGCTACGCCCCGTTCCGCTTCGGGTGCCGTCCGGAGGTCAGCGTCCTCGAGCTGCACCGTTGA
- a CDS encoding response regulator transcription factor gives MCSSAGSAVTTVFLVDDHALLRAGIRTTLEDASDFTVVGEAGDVPSALRGIEHHTPDIALVDVRLPGGNGVELIREVRSRVVGTRCVILTSFADHHALYQSAMAGAQGFLLKDVPKAQLVESLRRVAAGESLISSETVQVLEAQTPYLPPEDELLGDLTPREREILGLIAEGRTNREIAEQLFLAEKTVRNYVSNILSKLGMRNRTQVAAYIVQRSSKRPW, from the coding sequence GTGTGTTCCAGTGCAGGTTCCGCCGTGACCACCGTCTTCCTCGTCGACGACCACGCCCTTCTTCGGGCCGGCATCCGGACGACGTTGGAGGATGCGAGCGATTTCACCGTCGTCGGGGAGGCCGGCGACGTTCCCAGCGCGCTTCGCGGCATCGAGCATCACACGCCCGACATCGCGCTGGTCGACGTACGGCTGCCTGGCGGTAACGGCGTTGAGCTCATCCGCGAGGTGCGGTCGCGCGTCGTCGGAACCCGGTGTGTGATACTCACGTCGTTCGCCGATCACCATGCCCTCTACCAGTCGGCGATGGCTGGGGCGCAGGGGTTCCTGCTCAAGGACGTGCCGAAGGCCCAGCTGGTGGAGTCGCTGCGCCGGGTGGCGGCCGGCGAGTCGCTGATCTCGTCCGAGACCGTCCAAGTCCTGGAGGCACAGACGCCGTACCTGCCCCCGGAGGACGAGCTGTTGGGGGATCTGACTCCCCGCGAGCGAGAGATCCTGGGCCTCATCGCCGAGGGCCGCACGAACCGGGAGATCGCCGAACAGCTGTTCCTGGCCGAGAAGACCGTCCGCAACTACGTGTCGAACATCCTGTCCAAGCTCGGGATGCGCAACCGGACGCAGGTGGCTGCCTACATCGTCCAGCGCAGCAGCAAACGACCCTGGTAG
- a CDS encoding glycosyltransferase family 39 protein yields the protein MPTGSRGSSPRTALTAVLVVAGAVRLGFWALGLGDPSEFVAVDSEGYLALANRLGTAYWGDATGDLFTLGLVRPPGYPVLLASLSAFGGSIGFLAFAHVLLGVGVVWATYLLGRSMFDLRVGLVAAAIVALEPASVVHSSLLLTEVPFTLLLVVGALFVWKGQRDANMLRSAVGGGMLGLATLVRPVTVYLPLVLFPSLYLLARTPHRRQGVLTAAVVAVAFATPVGGWMVRNTAVAEVAVISTIESTNLLYYRAASAVAEEDGRSLAEVRDGYLSTVAERLGASPSPASRHRLERSIAVRELLAHPVGTLTMSTKGAGRLLLGPSRAPVAQRFDVGYDHPAVRLFTYATVALLVMLYLLALLGTAGSARVGPRAAIAFLVLLAGYVIVISAGGEAYSRFRVPAVPFVALLGGYAACHVVAPRFVAVRRPGSRLAFAAPRAMYRIHRTKE from the coding sequence ATGCCGACCGGGTCGCGCGGGTCGTCGCCGCGAACGGCGCTCACAGCGGTGCTGGTCGTCGCCGGTGCGGTCCGCCTCGGCTTCTGGGCGCTGGGCCTGGGTGACCCCTCCGAGTTCGTGGCCGTGGACTCCGAGGGCTACCTGGCGCTGGCCAACCGTCTGGGTACGGCCTACTGGGGTGACGCCACCGGCGATCTCTTCACGCTCGGGCTCGTCCGACCTCCCGGCTACCCCGTCCTGCTGGCGTCGCTGTCGGCCTTCGGCGGGTCGATCGGGTTCCTGGCGTTCGCGCACGTGCTGCTGGGTGTCGGCGTGGTTTGGGCGACCTACCTGCTGGGAAGGTCGATGTTCGACCTGCGTGTCGGGCTCGTAGCCGCCGCCATCGTCGCGTTGGAGCCGGCGTCGGTCGTGCACTCCAGCCTCCTGCTGACCGAGGTGCCGTTCACGCTGCTCCTGGTCGTCGGTGCCCTGTTCGTCTGGAAGGGGCAGCGAGACGCGAACATGCTACGATCGGCGGTCGGCGGCGGGATGCTGGGCCTGGCGACGCTCGTGAGACCGGTGACCGTGTACCTGCCCTTGGTCCTGTTTCCGAGCCTGTATCTCCTCGCGCGCACGCCCCACCGGCGGCAGGGCGTGCTCACCGCGGCCGTGGTCGCCGTCGCGTTCGCGACCCCCGTTGGTGGCTGGATGGTCCGGAACACCGCGGTCGCCGAAGTTGCCGTGATCAGCACCATCGAGAGCACCAATCTGCTGTACTACCGGGCGGCGTCCGCGGTGGCGGAGGAGGACGGCCGATCGCTGGCCGAGGTTCGTGACGGGTACTTGTCGACCGTGGCGGAACGCCTGGGCGCCTCGCCCTCCCCGGCCAGCCGTCACCGGCTTGAGCGCTCCATCGCGGTGCGTGAGCTGCTGGCGCATCCGGTCGGGACGCTGACCATGAGCACGAAGGGTGCAGGGCGGCTCCTGCTGGGCCCGAGCCGCGCTCCGGTGGCTCAACGCTTCGACGTCGGCTACGACCACCCGGCCGTACGGCTGTTCACGTACGCGACGGTGGCCCTGCTCGTCATGCTCTACCTGCTCGCTCTCCTGGGAACCGCCGGAAGTGCCAGGGTCGGGCCGCGGGCTGCGATCGCCTTCCTGGTCCTCCTCGCCGGCTACGTCATCGTGATCAGCGCGGGCGGCGAGGCCTACAGCCGCTTCCGCGTCCCGGCTGTGCCTTTCGTCGCGCTCCTCGGCGGGTACGCGGCGTGCCACGTCGTGGCCCCCAGGTTCGTGGCCGTCCGTCGACCGGGGTCGCGTCTGGCTTTCGCCGCGCCCCGCGCCATGTACAGGATCCATCGAACGAAGGAGTGA
- a CDS encoding glycosyltransferase family 2 protein — protein MLSLVMPVYNEGATLASVLKALGDVEFPMPWELIIVDDGSTDGAVQRIDRGWLPTAEHLTVVSATTNRGKGAALRKGFSLARGDILGVQDADLEYDPQQIPALVRPILDRRADVVFGTRQFAAHASYSYWYVVGNRIISTCASILFNRYVTDVYTCYKFFTRGRYEQLRLTASGFEIEAELTAGLLRNGARVYEVPIAYAARSREDGKKIRAVDGVRGLVQLARVRVTGR, from the coding sequence ATGCTCAGTCTCGTGATGCCGGTGTACAACGAGGGGGCCACGCTCGCGTCGGTGCTGAAAGCCCTCGGCGATGTGGAGTTCCCCATGCCGTGGGAGCTCATCATCGTCGACGACGGTTCGACGGACGGAGCCGTCCAGCGCATCGACCGGGGTTGGCTGCCCACGGCCGAGCACCTCACGGTGGTGTCCGCGACCACGAACCGCGGTAAGGGGGCCGCCCTGCGCAAGGGCTTCTCGCTCGCCCGCGGCGACATCCTCGGTGTCCAGGACGCAGACCTCGAGTACGACCCCCAGCAGATTCCGGCCCTCGTTCGTCCGATCCTCGACCGCCGAGCCGACGTGGTGTTCGGGACGCGGCAGTTCGCGGCGCACGCGTCGTACTCGTACTGGTACGTGGTCGGTAACCGGATCATCAGCACGTGCGCGTCGATCCTGTTCAACCGGTACGTGACCGACGTCTACACCTGCTACAAGTTCTTCACCCGCGGACGCTATGAGCAGCTGCGCCTCACCGCGTCCGGCTTCGAGATCGAGGCCGAGCTGACCGCAGGCCTGCTGCGCAACGGGGCGCGGGTCTACGAGGTGCCCATCGCCTACGCGGCGCGCAGCCGCGAAGACGGCAAGAAGATCCGGGCCGTCGACGGGGTACGGGGGCTGGTCCAGTTGGCCCGTGTCCGTGTGACGGGTCGATGA